The Microbacterium amylolyticum genome includes the window CACTCCATCCTCGCGGATCGTTGTGATGGATCCGGACGACATGAGCGCGGTGTTGGCAGATTCTTCAGCCATTGCGGCCGCTTCTGCCTGTTCACGCTGGTGCTGCAGCCGCTCGATCGTTGTGCGCGTTGCCAGCGGAGCATTCGGCAGGAAGCAGATGGCGACGAGGCTGAGCACGGCAAGCGGAACCCCGACGAGGAAGGCGTGAGAGATCGCCTGCGCGGAGACCTGCTCGATGATGACGGCGATGGTCTGCGGCATGTCCCGCGTGGTGGGCAGCGCGCCGGACTGGAGTTGTTCGGCGATGACCGCCCCCTCCGCACCGAGCGTGGAAACGGCCCGAGCGATCTCGGCCATTCGGTCGGTGATCTGCTGGGTCATGCTTGCGGCCAGAACGGAACCCATGATCGCCACCCCGGCGGTGCCTCCAACGGATCGGAAGAAGTTCACGCCCGAGCTGGCGACGCCGATCTGCGCGGGGTTGGCCGAGTTCTGCACGACGAGGACGAGGTTCTGCATCGTCATGCCTGTTCCGGAGCCCAGGAGGAACATGTACACGCCGACAAGGACAAGGGAGGTGTCGTATTCCAGCGTGGACAGCAGGGTGGTTCCGGCGATCATCAGGGCCGCGCCGACAACGAGGAAGCTCTTCCACTTGCCGGAACGTGTGACGAGCTGGCCGATGATCGCCGAGGCGCCGAGCATGCCGGCCGCCATGGGAATCGTCAGCAGCCCCGCTTCCGTTGGCCCGTAGCCGCGGGAGACCTGCATGTACTGGCCGAGGTACACGGCCGTGCCGAACATCGAGACGCCGATCGAAATCGATGCAAGAACCGCGAGGGAGAACGTGCGGTCCCGGAAGAGCGACAGCGGGATTAGCGGCTCGCGCACTCGGCTTTCGACAAGGATGAAGGCTACCGTCGCGATTGCCGCCCCACCCACCATGACCAACGTCTCCCAGCTGATCCAGCCGTACGTGGACACATTCGAGATCCACACGAGGAGCGTTCCGGCCCCGGCTGACAGCAGAACGATCCCGAGATAGTCGATCGTGACGCGTTCTCGCGGGATCTGGGAGATACGCAGCGTGCGGACGATAACGATGAACGCGATGATCCCCAGCGGAACGCCAACGTAGAAGTTCCAGCGCCACCCGATTGTGTCGGTGATGACCCCGCCAAGGATCGGTCCGCCGACGGTTCCGAGAGCCATCACCCCGGCGAACAGGCCCATGTACCGCCCGCGCTCGCGAGGGCTGATGATGTCGGCCATGAGGATCTGGCTGAGCGCCTGGAGGCCACCGCCGCCGATGCCCTGAAGGGCGCGGAAGAAGATGAGCATTTCGGCGCTCTGCGACATTCCCGCACCGGCGGAGGCGAGAACGAACAGCACCAGGGCCGTGAGCATGAGGGTCTTGCGGCTCACGAGGTCAGCGAGCTTGCCCCAGATCGGCGTGGAAATAGCCGTTGTGAGGAGGGTCATGGTGACGACCCAGGTGTAGGAGGCCTGGGTGCCGCCGAGCTCGGGAACGATGATCGGAAGCGATGTGCCGACGACGGTCATCGACATCATCGAGCAAAACATCGCCAGAAGAAGGCCGGACAGGGCGGTGAGAACCTGGCGCCTCGACATGCTGGACGAGACGGTTGTGGTGGGTGATGCCACGGGTGTCCTTTCTGCGAGTCCGCGACAGGCGCTGACAGTTGACGTTTGTCAACCATATGCGAGTAGTTGATTTTTCGCAACTACTTTTCCCTGTGCGCTGCCCGTTATCCCTCCGTTCGCGCGCCGTCACCGTCATCACAGGCAAGATCCGGCTATCGTCTGAGAGATGCTCACGCCAGAACTCGAATCCCGAATCGTTGCTGATTCGCGCGACCGAGTGGCGTGGCTCAAAGCCCGGTCGCAGGGCATCACGGCAACCGACGTTGCCAATCTCTCAACCCCCGCATCGATCCTTCGCGCGGCACAGCAAAAGCTCCGCCCGTCGAGCTTCTCGGGCAATGCCTACACCGACCACGGACGGCGCCGTGAGCCGGAAATCGCCGCATGGGTCGAGCGTGAGCACGGCATTCTGCCCTCAACGGCGCTGTTCCGCTCCGAAATCGAGCGGCGCCACCTCGCCACCCCCGACGGCATTGCACAGGACGCCAACGGTCGGGTGGTTCTGGCCGAGATCAAGACCACCAACAAGTCGTGGCGAACGATCCCGCGCAGTTATCTGCGCCAAGTGTGGTGGCAGCAGCACGTGCTCGGCGCCGAACGCACCCTGTTCGTCTGGGAAGAGCACCGGAACTTCCGGCCGCTCAGCGACGAACCGATGATTCGGTGGATCGACCGCGACGACGCCGAAATCCACAAGCTCGTCACGATGGCGACAAATCTGATCGACGAGCTCTACCAGCTGACGACCGGGCAAAAGGTTCCGCAGGGCGATCTGACGCCCCGCGAACAAGCGATGCTCAGGGCCGCAACGAACGACGCCTACCGCGCACTCGCCCTCACCGACTAACCTCCGGGCTGACGTCATGGACGCCGGAGCAGACATCCCCCGCTGGATCGATTCTCTCCCGCCATGACGAAAGGCAGGCCGATGATCATTCCGGATTTCACCGCCGATGCGCGTTCGCTCCTCCCCGAACTCATCGCGCTCCGTCGCGCACTTCACGCGGGCCCCGAGATCGGGCTCGTTCTGCCGCGCACACAACGGCGGGTCCCCGCGGCTCTCGAGGGGCTCCCGCTCGAGATCACCACCGGCACGCGCACCACGTCGGTCGTCGCCGTTCTGCGCGGAACGCTCCCCGGCCCGGTCGTCCTGCTGCGCGGGGACATGGATGGCCTGCCCCTCGTCGAAGAGACGGATCTCGACGAACGGCAATATGCACGCGTGCGGCCACGATCTGCACACGGCCGGCCTCGTTGGCGCGGCGAAGCTGCTCAGCGCACGACGCGAAGACCTTCACGGATCGGTGATCTTCATGTTCCAGCCGGGTGAAGAGGGACACGGCGCGGTCAACGTCATTCCGGAAAGCGTCGAGCTGACGCCCTTCCCCTCAGCGGACGTTCACGCGGATCGGCAGCATCATGAGGGTGGTGGCCGTGTTGCTGACCCACATCGACAGAAACGCCGTTGCGATCATGACGCCGAGGATCAGCTGCCGTGGCTTGGTGCCAATGGACCGCATGACGATGAGGGCGATGCGCTCGTGCAGGTTCCACTTCTGCATCGCGATGGCGATCATAAAGCCGCCGAGGAACAGGAAGACCGTCGGCGGGGATCAACAGATAGACCATGATGGCGAGCACGGGCCTCAGCGCCCGGCCGGCCCACAGGCGCAGTTGTGGGAGATGTTTTTCGGGAGCGCCCGGACGCGGACCGGCATTGCCGCGGGCGGCGAGCGCTGTCGTGCTCAGCGAGGATGTCATCATTGACCTCTCGTAAGAGTTGGTGCGGAATCGCTGTGCGAGCATGACACGATCGGCGCCCGTGGCCTCGGTTATGTAACTAACGGTCGCAGGCCGGGAAACCACCGGCACAACACAGCGGTGCCCCGCCCTTCTCCGGAAGGGCGGGGCACCGCTGTGAGTGAGCCTTAGCTCAGGACACGACGTCGACGAATGACGATCGCTGTTCCGGCCGCTGCGAACAGCAGACCAGCGGCGATCACCATGGCCGCGATCGATCCTCCTGTGGGGGCGAGGTCATCGCCGTCCGCGTCGGCTCCTCCCGGGCCGGGAGTACCGTCACTACCGGCCTGTGCCGAGGCACCAGCATCACTACCAGCCTCAGCATCAGCACCCGCATCGCTATCACCCGAGGCACCAGCATCACTACCAGCCTCAGCATCAGCACCCGCATCGCTATCACCCGAGGCACCAGCATCACTACCAGCCTCAGCATCAGCACCCGCATCGCTATCACCCGAGGCACCAGCATCACTACCGGCCACAGCATCAGCACCCGCATCGCTATCACCCGAGGCACCAGCATCACTACCGGCCACAGCATCAGCACCCGCATCGCTATCACCCGAGGCACCAGCATCACTACCAGTCTCAGCATCAGCACCCGCATCGCTATCACCCGAGGCACCAGCATCACTACCAGCCTCAGCATCAGCACCCGCATCGCTATCACCCGAGGCACCAGCATCACTACCGGCCTGAGCGTCGGCGTCCGCGTCGGTTCCGGCATCAGCCGTCACAACAGCGAAGGTATCCCAGGCGATCGATCCGTCTTCGTAAACAACGACGAAGCGGTGGTCGCCAACTTCCAGCTCCTCGGGGGCGACCGGCGCAATGCCGCCGTCCTCGACGATGAACGTTCCCAGCGCAGTCGGCTCGGAGAACGCGTATGCGTCCACTTCCTGACCCTCACGGTTGACGATCGTTGCGGGAAGCGCATCACCGCCGCGCACCTCCAGCCCGTCCTCGAGCAACGACGGGTCGCGGTTCTCGTCCGTCAGGTCAGCTTCCGTGGGAACACCCCGCGAAATCTCACCTTCGACAACCGACACCTCGGCCTCGACCGTCAGTTCTGTCGAGCTGAACGGTGTCTTGCCTTCGGCATCCCACTCCGTGGAGCCGTCGTCGCCCACCCATGCGTTGAGGTTCGCACCGAGCGTTCCCGCGAGCACGCCGGAGACGGTGAACGTTCCTTCCGTGCTTGTGTCGACGTCGGCGATGTCCCACACAACAGGGAACGATGCCGTTCCGCGATCGAAGTGCAGGTTCGCTGCCACCTCGGCAGGAAGAGCCGCGGCAATCGCGTCCTCGTCGGAGCCCGTTGCCACCTCGGCAGATACCTCAGCGCTGACCGACGCGGCGTCCGCCTGACGGATCTCGTCGTACTGCGCCTTGGTAAGTCCGATGACGCCACCGTGCTTTGTAGACGGAGCCAGATCAAAGTCCGGGCTGTCCAGCAGCTGCCAGGGCTCGTCAGCGTCGAGATCCGTCGAGATCAGCGGCTGGTAGCCGATGTCCGGAATCACATCCGCGTAGAGGTACCAGACATCTTCGCCGTGCTTCTGGAAGATCGCGGGACCTTCGACGCCACCGGGGTTGCCGCCGGCGTACTCAGCACCGATCTGCTCCTGGGTGACGGTCCATTCGGTTCCGTCCTCCCACCAGCGCTCGGCATCCGTGACCTCCATGAACAGGCCGCGGCCCGTCGTGTTGTCCTTCGTAACGCGGTACGTCTTGCCATCGTTCTGCGTCATTGTCGTGTCGATCGTGAAGTGACCGTCATCAACGAACGCTCCGCCGAACTCCCACGTGTCCTGCGTGAAGTCGCGCGTTGCGCCCCACATCACACGGTGGTAGTTCTTGTCGCCCTCGCCCATCGACGACCAGTACATGACGAACGCGCCGTCACCCTCGCCGTAGAAATCGTCCACCCATGTGGCCTCGGGGGCCCACATCATGCCCATGTAGGGGGCGTCCGTGTCGGGTTCACCCGAGCTGTCGAGCGCAACGTCGAACTGGCGCTGCTCCGACCAGGTGATGAGGTCGTCCGACTCCCAGATGTTGATTTTGGTCGAGTAGTTGTCAGTCCAACCGCCCCATCCGGCGTCGTCCCCGCCGAACACGCGCAGGTCGGTTCCGAGAATGTAGTACTTCTCGGTCTCGGGACTGTACGTGATGTACGGGTCGCGCACACCGGTTGTCGACAGGTGAGAACCGAGAATCGGCTCCCCGCCATTGAGACGGTCCCACTGCTCGGGGTTGTTTCCGCGCGAAACCGAGAGGTGGATCTTCTCGGCGTAACCGGCGGAGTCCTCGATGAAGTGGACCATGAGGTAGCCGTAGTCGTCCGTGGGCAGAGCCTGCGGAACGAGCGTGACATCAACCTCGATCGATACCGTCACACCGCGAACGGTGGCCGAGGCGACGAGCGTGCCATGAGCAGCATCCTCACCAGCGGCGGGAAGCTGTGCGACAGCGGCCGCGCCGTTGATGTCAACGAGATCGGTCTGTGACGCCCAGGTCACCGCGCCGCCATACGTGGGCAGCTGGGTGTGGGTGTCAGACAGCTCAATGGGAGCAATGCTCTCGAGCAGTGTTGCCGAATACCCGCTAATTTCGTCTGCGTGGATCTGAGCGTCGTCGACGTTGATCTGATCGATTTCCTCCGCGCTGAGCGCGCGGTCGAAAGCACGGAACGTCGAAACAGCGCCGGCGAACAGCGGATCGGGGTACGGAGCACGCCCGATCGTGTTCATTGTCTGCTCAGCGATATCAGCGGGTGTGAGCGCGGTTGTCGCCTGTCCGACCAGCTTGCCGTCCAGGTACGTCGAGATCGTCTCGCCGTCAATAACGGAGGCCAGTGAGTACCAACGGTCAGACTCGATCGCCGGCGCGGACGCCTGGGCCTCGTTCATCCCGTTTGCCTTGATCACCGTGCGGGGACTGTTGCGAGCGGAGGCGAACCAGTGCTCGCTCGTGTTGTCGCCGCCGATTTGCCATAGGAAGTTCCAACTGTTGAGAATCTCCTCGTCGGCGCGGAACTCCGTGACGATCGTCGCCTGCTCGACGTCCACCAGGATGTCGTCAGGAAGCGCGACCCAGGTCCCGTCACCGGGCTCCTGCGAGGTTCCGTCTCCGTTGAAGACGAGCGAGGAGTTGTCCCACTCCGCTTCGCCGTTGACGATTGCCTCGCCATCACCCGTTCCCGTGTTGGGAACCGTGACGCCGTCCGCTGGCTCCTCCACGAAGAGGAACTCCGCCACGGCGTCGCTGCCGCCGGCAGAGCCGGAAACTTCGACAGTGGTCGTGACCTCGCGGAACTGCGGTGCCAGCTCGTGCTCGCGCTCCATGTTGAATCGCGGGAGACCCTGGCTGGTCCAGTGCACGCGGTGCACGAACGCGTCGCGACCGCCGAGGCCCTTGTTGTGCGTGCGAACGTGGAACACCCAGATCTGGTTGCCATCTGCGTCGTAGGACCAGGCGCCGTGACCGGGGCCGAGCAGCCACTCACCCTCGAAGGGCTCGGACTTGTGCAGCGGATAGACGTGACGCTCCCACACCGAGGGGTCGGTGAGGTCGGCGCCGGATTCTGCCCACGCAAGACCCGTTGTGTAGGTGTCGCCGACGAGCGAGGCGGCGTACGGCATGAACACCTTGCCGTCACGGATGAACAGGTTCTGTCCCTCCGCGATCATGTTGTCCCATGCGTACTCGGGCGCGATGATGCGAACAGGGTCGCTGGTCAGTCGCGTGGGGTTCGACGGGTCCATCTTCGCGATGAAAACGGAGCCGAGCATCTGCCAGGTGTAGTACCCCTGGCCCTCGTCAACGATGAACGACATGTCGAGGGAAATGCCCTCGAGGTCGTTCAGCGGTGAGCCGTCGGCGCGCAGAACATGCTCTGTCTGCGTCCAGCTCGCCGGGTCGCTCGGGTCGAGGTGGTTGCCCTCATCGTCCTGCATGAGCTGGATGATGCTGGCGCGTCCGGACATGTAGTGCGGGTTGTTGCCGTAGCAAGGCATGAACAGAATCGACAGCTTGCCGTCGATCGTGTGGATCTCCGGTGCCCAGAAGCATCCGGTCATCACACCATCGTGGATTCCGCCCTCATACTGCGTGCCGTGGTGCACATCGCGGTCACCGCGCTTGAGAAGATCGACCTCGATCTCGAGGCCCTTCTCCTCATCGGCGAGTTCCTCGATCGTGTCGGCCATGCGCAGCGGCATTCCCGTAGGCTGACCCGAGTTGTTCGTGGGGTCGAGGTGAAGATCCTTCGTCGCGATCATCAGGAACTTCTGTTCGCCGTTGAAGTCGAACGGGACGATCATCGGGTCGGCACGCTCGTCGGCAAGCGGCCGGTGGTACTCGGCCTGGCGAACCGTTCCCGGCACCTCGTAGGTGCCCGGCTGTGAGGTGTCGATGGCGGCAATCGCCTCGGCATCCCACTCGATCGCCAGGTCGTTCGTCGAACCGTCGTCGTAGACGAGGTCGATCTTCTCCGAGAGCGCAGAGGCGTCAAAAGCATCGCCCGTCTGCAGAGCGATGTGATCGTTCCACGACGCGTCGGTGTTGCGGATCGGGTTGAAACGGATCTCGAGACCGCGAGCAACCTCGTGGGTGACGGGAAGCACATTGCCCGACCGGAAGGCCGAGATGTCGCCCTCTGCATCGGCCCCGATGAGGTCAATGTGACCGCGAACAGGAGCCGAAACCTCGGCATCAACCGAGAAGGAATCGAACGTGGCCCAGTAGGGAGCGCCGACGTCGTTCTTCCACGTGACCACGTAGTGGCCCGATGTCTGGTCGTATGCGAAGGCCGGCTCGTTGACGCCGGAGGTCACACCCAGATTCAGCAGACCCAGTTCCGTGTAGTCGAGCAGGTTGTCCGTTTGCGCCAAGAGCACGCTTGATGCCTGCGTGCCATCGTTTCCGCCGCCACGCGTCTGCCGTGTCGACATCACACCGAAGGTGCGGTCATCGAGATAGGCAACGTGAGGGTCGATCAGGCTGCGCAACTGGTCGCTGCGCGTTCCGCGCGGCCCGGGGGGCTCCACGATGTGTGCGAAGAAAATGCCGTATCCGTGGAACAGCGGCTCGCCGTCCAGAGCAAGGTGCATGCTCCGCGCGATGTCAGCGTTGTTCGCCTCGCCGGCGTTTGTGGGGTTGCGGTCGTACGCCAGCAGTTCGCGGGCGTCGTCCAGCAGGTCCACCTCGAAAGAACGAACGGTGGTTGCGCCGGTTGCCTCGTCACGGAACGTCACGTCGACAGTGGTCTCGCCGGATCCGGTGAGAACGCCATCGGCATAGTTCGCGCTGGTGTCAACCGCGTCGATGACCGTGCCGTGCGGTGCGGCAGGAATGGCGACGCCCGATGCGAGAACGTGCGGAAGCACGAACCGCTGTGCGAGCCGGTCGATGCGCTCCTGCGCAGATTCGTCGCTCGGCGTGACCGTCACGTCAACGACGCGCTCGGCGCTGTAGCCGCGCACATCCGCAGTGGCCGTGAGCGTTGCGCTGGCGGCATCGCCGCCCTCGACGGGAGCGAAGACGGTGCCGTCGGCGGCGACGACGCTCTCGTCGCTCGATGTCCATGTGACCTTGCCACCGCCGGTGGGAAGGTCGATATCGGTGTTCGTCGTGATCTCGCTTTCGATGTCGAGGGCGTCGACGAGACCCTGTGCTTCAGCGGCGAACGCCTCAGCATGGATCTCGGCGTCGAGTCGTTCGACGCTCGCCACCTCATCGGCACCGAGAGCGCGGTCGTACACCCGGAAGGATGCGACCTCGCCCGCGAAAAGCGGATCGGGCCATGGTGCATAGCCGATCGTGTTAAAAGTCTGGTCCTCGACGGCGCCGGGAGAGTGAGGCATGGCGCCAGACATTACCAGGTTTCCATCGATGTAGAAGTGTGCCTGATTGGCCTCACCATCGATCACAGAGGTCACGTTGACCCACTCGTCAGCAGCCAGAGTGCGGCTCGACTGCAGCAGGCGCTCGTCGCCGGCGTCCTTGATACCGACGAGCGGCGTGCGGCTGCCCTGTGCCTGATTCAGGCTCGAAAAGAAGTACTCGTCCTGATTGGTCTGACCTCCGAAGTTCCAGAGGAAGTGCCACCCGTCGAGGGCGGCCTGTGACGGCTTGACCTCGATGGAGATGGTGGCCGACTCGGCTCCGATGAGCATCTCGTCCGGGAGGCGAACGAAGTTTCCGCTGCCGTCCTTGGGGCCACCGCGAAGGGTGAGAGACGTATCGGTCCAGTCCCCCTCTTGGCCGCGCACAACAGCGGCGGGACCGAATGCGTCACCTGCCGCGTTCGCCACCTCCTGGCCATCGTGCTGATCGAAGAGGTAGTGAGCCAGTGGGCCCTCCCCCTCCTGCGCAATCGCTGGCGCTGCCGCGAGCGTGGCGGCGCCGAGACCGAGCGCTGCCGTGAAGGCAACAGCCGATCTCATGACTTTTCGTCGCTCTCGCATGGACTCTCCTTCGAGTCTGTTTCAGGCGTTTCCACGCCTCCGCGCTTCTCTGCGCGGCGAGGACTTCCACGAGCACGCGCCGCGGAATCGCAAGCGTGTTACCGGGAACATCCTGGTGAACCTTAGCGAATGCTGAGGAGGACGGTCAACCCTCGGAGCCCAGATACCCGTTATGTGACGCCTGCCGGCTCAGGCCCGGGAAACGAGTCGGCAGGCGAGCCCCTACGGCGGCGGGGTCGCCGGCGGCGCAGAACGCCGCCGCGATGTGGCCTCAAACGCCACGCTCAGTTCGAGCAAAGCCGTGTCGTCGTATGCGCGCCCAGCGAATGTCAGACCGGACGGCATGCGGGTGTCCGCCATCAGACCCATCGGAACCGTCACGGTCGGTACGCCGAAATGACGGATCGCCAGATTTCCGTTCGCCACCCACACACCGTTGCGCCACACCGCGTCCGCTGACGAGGGGTTGACGTCCATATCCGCGCGTCCCACATCCGCCATCGTCGGGAACACAACGGCGTCCAATCCGAGCCGGTCCATCCACGCCTCAAGATCGACGCTCCGCGTCTCTTCGAGGCCCCGCACCCCGTCCTCCAGCTCCGGAATGTCTGTTATCTCGGCGATCGCGCGTGACCGAATCAGCTCCGGGTACTCCGCGATGTCGTCGTCGAAGCCGGTGTAGCAATCGGGAAGCGCCCGGCCGATCCCCCTCGGCGTTGGACACCAGCGGGAAGTCCACCTCGATCACGGTGGCACCCGCGGCCTCGAGATCGGCGTTGATATACATCCGCGAAACACCGACGTCCATGGTGGGAACAAGCGGCCAGTTCCCGCCCACGGAGATCACGCCGCGCGAGGGTGTGTACGCGCACAGGGCGTTACAGGCGGCAGGGGCACGGCCACTCGACCATGTCTCCTCCCCGAGCCCGAAGGCCGCGAGACTGGCAGCGGTGGCTGTTCCAGACCCGTTGTTCGACCATCCGCGAGCGCATCCTGGAGTTCAGCGATTGACGCCTCCCACACCTGGATCACAATGCCACCGCCGGCTGCTGCTGGGTGATGCAGTGGATCCCGCCCCCACGCGCGAAAATCTCCCGCGCGTCAACGGTGGTGACCGTTCGGCCCGGATAGACGCCCTCAAGGACCTCACGAGCGACCGCATCGGCTTCGGGTTCTCCGAAGACACAGGCCACAACACCACCGTTAACGACCAAATGGTTGACGTAGCTCCAGTCGGTCCAGCCCTCCGCGTCGCGGCGAGTCTTCGGAGCGGGCAGATCGACGATCTCGAACGCACGCCCGGATGCGTCCGTCTGTTCGGCGATTACGCTGCGCAGCTCCCGGGTAACGGCGTAGTCGGGGTGCGAGGAGTCGCGCTGATCGTGGAGCAGGACGACGCCCGGAGACGGAATGGTCGCCCCTAAAACGTCGAAAACCCCGCCGCGAAACGCGACGGGGTTTTCGACGAACGAGATCAGGCCGATGCGGAGATCGAGCTGACGTCGAGCGGGATACCGGGGCCGAACGTGGTCGACACCGAGCCCTTCTGAATGTAACGACCCTTTGCCGAAGCCGGCTTCAGGCGGACGACCTCTTCGAGGGCGGCCTGGATGTTCTCATCCAGCTGCGCAACGTCGAACGATGCCTTGCCAACGATGAAGTGCAGGTTGGCGTGCTTGTCGACACGGAAGTCGATCTTGCCGCCCTTGATCTCCTCAACCGCCTTCGCGGGGTTCGGAGTAACGGTGCCCGTCTTCGGGTTCGGCATCAGACCACGGGGGCCGAGGACCTTACCGAGGCGACCAACCTGGCCCATGAGTTCCGGAACGGCAACAGCCGCGTCGAAGTCGGTCCAGCCATCAGCAACGCGCTGGATGAGCTCGGCGCCGCCGACCTCGTCAGCGCCCGCTGCGATGGCGGCCTCAGCCGCTGCACCGTTAGCGAACACGATGACCTTGGCGGTCTTACCCGTGCCGTGGGGAAGCATGACCGTGCCGCGGACCATCTGGTCCGCCTTGCGCGGGTCAACAGCGAGCTTGAGGGCAACCTCAACCGTCGAGTTGAACTTCTTGGAACCTGTCTCCTTGGCCAGCGCGACGGCCTCGGTGGGCGTGTAGAACTTGCCCTCCTCGACCTTGGCAGCTGCGGAGTTGTAAACCTTGGACTTAGCCATTTTCTGTACTCCCTCAGCCCTCAACCGTGATGCCCATGGAGCGGGCAGTTCCGGCGATGATCTTCGACGCGGCTTCGAGGTCGTTCGCGTTCAGGTCGGGCTCCTTGGTCTTGGCGATTTCCTCGACCTGGGCCTTCGTGATCTTCGCGACCTTGACCGTGTGCGGCGTTGCCGAACCGGACTTCACGCCAGCAGCCTTCTTGATCAGCTCTGCTGCCGGAGGAGTCTTGAGCGTGAAGGTGAAGCTGCGGTCCTCGTAGACGGTGATCTCAACGGGGACGACGTTGCCACGCTGCTGCTCAGTAGCAGCGTTGTACGCCTTGCAGAACTCCATGATGTTGACGCCGTGCTGACCCAGAGCGGGTCCGATGGGCGGCGCCGGGTTGGCCTGGCCGGCCTGGATCTGGAGCTTGATGAGCCCCGTCACCTTTTTCTTAGGTGCCATGTTTCTTCCTTTCGTCGAGCACGTGCCGTGTGCACGCGCCCTCCCACACCGGGAGCGGCGTGGTGGCGGTATACGCGCGGAAGCGCGCAAACCCGGATGTTAACCGGGAAGACTGGAGAAAACCAGAGTGCGTGAGCCCCGAAGGGTCACTGCATCTTGGAGACCTGGTCGAACGAGAGTTCAACCGGAGTCTCGCGCTCAAAGAGCGAAACGAGCACCGTGAGCTTGCCACTGGTCGGGTTGATCTCGCTGATCGAACCGGGAAGGCCAGCGAACGAGCCGTCCTTGATGGTGATCGTCTCGCCGATTTCGAAGTCGATTTCGGCGGGAATCGAACGGTCGGCGTTGATCTGCTTGGCGCGCGCATCGCCAGCGGCGGCCTTCTCGGCCTCCTTGATCTCGGCAAGCGGCTTCAGCATGCTGAAGGCCTCTTCGAAACGCAGAGCAACGGGCTGGTGCGCGTTGCCAACGAATCCGGTCACGCCGGGTGTGTGGCGAACAACGGACCAGGTGTCCTCGTTAAGCTCCATGCGCACGAGCACATATCCGGGGATACGAACGCGGGTGACCATCTTGCGCTGGCCGTTCTTGATCTCAACGACATCTTCCATCGGTACTTCGACCTGGTAGATGTCGTCTTCCACCTCGAGCGTCGACTTGCGCTGCTCGATGTTGGCCTTGACCTTGCGCTCGAAACCGGCGTACGAGTGGATCACATACCACTTTCCTTCGAGCGTGCGAAGCTCGGCGCGGAACTCGGCGTACGGGTCTTCATCGACGGGCTCGGCAGCCGCGTCGGCGACCTCTGCCGCGGAGTCTTCCTGCGCGTCCTCGTTGAGGACCTCCGCTGCCGCCTCGACCTCTGCGGTCTCGTCGATGTTCAGTGCGTCGTTCACGATGGCGTCTGCCTCCGGGTCTGCAATAGAGA containing:
- a CDS encoding DHA2 family efflux MFS transporter permease subunit, yielding MASPTTTVSSSMSRRQVLTALSGLLLAMFCSMMSMTVVGTSLPIIVPELGGTQASYTWVVTMTLLTTAISTPIWGKLADLVSRKTLMLTALVLFVLASAGAGMSQSAEMLIFFRALQGIGGGGLQALSQILMADIISPRERGRYMGLFAGVMALGTVGGPILGGVITDTIGWRWNFYVGVPLGIIAFIVIVRTLRISQIPRERVTIDYLGIVLLSAGAGTLLVWISNVSTYGWISWETLVMVGGAAIATVAFILVESRVREPLIPLSLFRDRTFSLAVLASISIGVSMFGTAVYLGQYMQVSRGYGPTEAGLLTIPMAAGMLGASAIIGQLVTRSGKWKSFLVVGAALMIAGTTLLSTLEYDTSLVLVGVYMFLLGSGTGMTMQNLVLVVQNSANPAQIGVASSGVNFFRSVGGTAGVAIMGSVLAASMTQQITDRMAEIARAVSTLGAEGAVIAEQLQSGALPTTRDMPQTIAVIIEQVSAQAISHAFLVGVPLAVLSLVAICFLPNAPLATRTTIERLQHQREQAEAAAMAEESANTALMSSGSITTIREDGVISHEPGRKGER
- a CDS encoding YqaJ viral recombinase family protein; protein product: MLTPELESRIVADSRDRVAWLKARSQGITATDVANLSTPASILRAAQQKLRPSSFSGNAYTDHGRRREPEIAAWVEREHGILPSTALFRSEIERRHLATPDGIAQDANGRVVLAEIKTTNKSWRTIPRSYLRQVWWQQHVLGAERTLFVWEEHRNFRPLSDEPMIRWIDRDDAEIHKLVTMATNLIDELYQLTTGQKVPQGDLTPREQAMLRAATNDAYRALALTD